The genomic interval CCGTAAGCTAAGCACCCTGATCGGTCCCGTTAACTTCTCTACCAACGAAACCTGCGGGTTGCTGATAGATGGGTTTGATGGTCCGCCGGTAGTGATGATGACTTACAATTATCCCTACTATATCAAGTTAATTGAGGAAGCAGGGCTGGGAACGAAGATCACCATGTTTGCCTGGAAGATCATTCCTGAGTACATGGAAGACCGGCCTTACCGTGTGATGGAAGTATTGAAAGAGCGACTCACCAGGCGTAATATCACCTTCCGCAAGGTGAACCTTAAAAAGTTTGATGAGGAAGTAAAAAACATCCATGCGATCTATAACAGTGCCTGGGACAAGAACCTTGGCTTTGTGCCGATGACTGAAAAGGAGTTCGAGTACCTGGCGAAAGACCTGAAAATGATCCTGGATCCTGATTTTGGTATTGTAGCAGAAGAGGATGGGAAAATGATCGGGTTTGCCCTGGCCATTCCGGATCTTAACCAGATCCTCAGAAAGATAAAAAGAGGTCGCTTGTTTCCGACTGGAATACTGAAACTGTTATTGGGTAAAAAGAAGATAAATGGTGTGAGAGTATTGGCATTGGGCGTATTGGAATCTCACCGTAAACTGGGAATTGATGCCTGTTTTTACGGTGAGTTAATGAAAGTGGGCAGGGCAAAAGGCGTTGCTTATGGTGAAGGGTCCTGGATCCTGGAAACAAATGAAATGATGAACGCCGCTATGCGGGGTATAAACGCAGATCCGTACAGGACCTACAGGATATACGAAAAAGAGATATGAAACCCCGGATACTGATAACAGGCGCCAGCGGTTTTGTAGGATATCATCTGGTAGAGACAGCGCTGGATGCAGGAATGGAGGTTTACGCCGCTGTACGTGCATCCAGTAATGTTTCCCACCTGAAACATTTGCCGGTAAATTTTGTTTATCCTGATTTCAGTAGTAAGGATGATCTGAAAGATCTGATCGTGAAGCATGGATTCGACTACATCATTCATGGAGCAGGTATAACGAAGGCAAAGTCCCTGGACGAATATAACAGGGTTAATGCAGGGTACACCCTCAACCTGGCAGTAGCAGCCGGAGAATCGAGGGTCCCCATTAAGAAGTTTGTATTTATTAGCAGTCTGGCGGCCGTAGGCCCCATCGCATATAATGCCAGCTGGCCTGTTCCGGACGTGGCGAAGCCCCAACCGGTGACCAGTTACGGAAAAAGTAAATTACTGGCTGAAGAATACCTGGGAGTTATTTCAGATGTCCCCTGGGTAGTATTAAGGCCCACAGCAGTGTATGGGCCAAGAGAACGGGATCTTTTCGTATTGTTCAAAACGTACAGACGGGGTTTGGAACCTTATATGGGCAAAGGCGCCCAATGGCTGAGTTTTGTCTACGTCAAGGATCTCGCACAAGCGGCATTGCTGGCACTGACGGCTCCTGTATCAGGAACTGTATATAACATTTCAGACGGTAACAGGTACGACCGTTACGCACTGGCCAATGTTATAAAGCAACATCTGAAGCTGCACACTTTTCGCGTTCACCTACCTCTGCCTGTTATTAAATCTGTTGCCACTATTATGGAAATGGTGAGCCGTGGGGCTCCCTTGCTGAATAGGGACAAACTGAATGAGCTGACGGCGGAGAACTGGGATTGTAACATAGAAAAGATACGGCAGGACCTGGGCTATCGCCCCGCATATGATCTTGAAAAAGGTATACGGGAAACGCTGGACTGGTACACCGCCAACAAATGGTTTTGATTAAAACAGTTAAATAAAAGTCTCACATTTTTATGAAACATCAAATTAAAGAAGCAAAAGGGAAACTGGGTGTCCTGATGCCGGGCCTTGGCGCGGTAGCCACGACATTCATTGCCGGAGTAGAATCAATTAAGAAAGGGCTGTCCAAGCCCATTGGCTCTGTTGCACAAATGGGCCATATCAGATTGGGAAAAAGAACGGAAAACAGGAATCCGCTGATCAAGGACTTCGTTCCTTTAGCCAGCCTGAATGACCTGGTATTCGGTGGTTGGGATGTGTATGAAGATAATGTGTATACCGCTGCAGTCAAAGCCGAAGTACTTGACAGGTTTATGCTGGAAGCCATCAGGCCCGAACTGGAATCTATCGTTCCAATGAAGGCGGCTTTCGATAAAAACTTTGTTAAAAATCTGGATGGTACACACGTAAAGGAGTACAAGACCCGTTATGACCTCGCACAGGCCGTAATAGAGGACATTAAGAATTTCCAGAAAGAAAAAGGTTGTGACCGCGTTGTAATGGTATGGTGCGGTTCTACCGAAATATATCACGAAGCTGCAGATGTTCACCAGTCATTAGCTGCATTTGAACAGGGGCTGAAAGATAATGATGCGCGTATTGCTCCAAGCATGATCTATGCATATGCGGCGCTGACGCTGGGCGTTCCTTTTGCGAACGGTGCACCTAACCTGACCTGCGACATACCTGCTCTTGTTGAATTGTCCAAAAAGACGAAGACCCCCATCGCCGGTAAAGACTTCAAAACGGGTCAGACCCTGATGAAGACCATCCTGGCCCCCGGTTTGCAGGCACGTGCGCTGGGTATGGAAGGCTGGTTCTCAACCAATATCCTGGGGAACCGTGATGGATGGGTACTGGACGATCCTGATAACTTTAAAACAAAAGAAGTATCCAAACTGGGAGTACTTGAAGATATCCTGATGCCGGACGAGAACCCTGAACTGTATGGTGATATGTACCATAAGATCAGGATCAACTATTATCCTCCGCGCAAGGACAACAAGGAAAGTTGGGATAACATTGACATATTTGGTTGGATGGGCTATAAAATGCAGATCAAGGTGAATTTCCTTTGCCGCGA from Chitinophaga filiformis carries:
- a CDS encoding NAD-dependent epimerase/dehydratase family protein, whose product is MKPRILITGASGFVGYHLVETALDAGMEVYAAVRASSNVSHLKHLPVNFVYPDFSSKDDLKDLIVKHGFDYIIHGAGITKAKSLDEYNRVNAGYTLNLAVAAGESRVPIKKFVFISSLAAVGPIAYNASWPVPDVAKPQPVTSYGKSKLLAEEYLGVISDVPWVVLRPTAVYGPRERDLFVLFKTYRRGLEPYMGKGAQWLSFVYVKDLAQAALLALTAPVSGTVYNISDGNRYDRYALANVIKQHLKLHTFRVHLPLPVIKSVATIMEMVSRGAPLLNRDKLNELTAENWDCNIEKIRQDLGYRPAYDLEKGIRETLDWYTANKWF
- a CDS encoding inositol-3-phosphate synthase, which encodes MKHQIKEAKGKLGVLMPGLGAVATTFIAGVESIKKGLSKPIGSVAQMGHIRLGKRTENRNPLIKDFVPLASLNDLVFGGWDVYEDNVYTAAVKAEVLDRFMLEAIRPELESIVPMKAAFDKNFVKNLDGTHVKEYKTRYDLAQAVIEDIKNFQKEKGCDRVVMVWCGSTEIYHEAADVHQSLAAFEQGLKDNDARIAPSMIYAYAALTLGVPFANGAPNLTCDIPALVELSKKTKTPIAGKDFKTGQTLMKTILAPGLQARALGMEGWFSTNILGNRDGWVLDDPDNFKTKEVSKLGVLEDILMPDENPELYGDMYHKIRINYYPPRKDNKESWDNIDIFGWMGYKMQIKVNFLCRDSILAAPIVLDLALFIDFAKRAGMSGIQEWLSFYLKSPQTAPGLRPEHDIFKQLIKLQNTLRYLMGEDLITHLGLDYYEGILNEG